In one window of Zingiber officinale cultivar Zhangliang chromosome 11A, Zo_v1.1, whole genome shotgun sequence DNA:
- the LOC122032084 gene encoding NDR1/HIN1-like protein 1 yields the protein MGGCHRHDGCYENLRHNLYSILCCGYHDDDYCCDSCEKRHRRLIIAARIVIGILFLVSLTILIVWLVLRPTKPTFYLRDATVSQFNLSLPDNLLNAVVQVTVASHNSNGRIGVYYDRLDVSATYQDQQITAASAILPFYQGHEDINVWSPCLSGTSVPVAPYLCRALQQDEAAGILLLYLKMDGSIRWKVGSWTSGHYCLEVSCPAFFSFTSSSAGVPVLQSLHGTSCSTSV from the exons ATGGGCGGCTGCCACCGCCACGATGGCTGCTACGAAAACCTCCGCCACAATTTGTACTCCATCCTCTGCTGCGGCTACCACGACGATGATTACTGTTGCGACTCCTGCGAGAAGCGCCACCGCAGGCTGATCATCGCGGCGAGGATCGTCATTGGCATTCTTTTCCTGGTCAGCCTCACTATCCTCATCGTCTGGCTGGTGCTGCGCCCCACCAAACCCACCTTCTACCTCCGCGACGCCACCGTCTCCCAGTTCAACCTCTCCCTCCCCGACAACCTCCTCAACGCCGTCGTGCAGGTCACCGTCGCATCCCATAACTCTAACGGCCGGATCGGCGTCTACTACGACCGCCTCGACGTCTCCGCCACCTACCAG GACCAGCAAATTACGGCGGCTTCCGCTATCCTGCCCTTCTACCAAGGCCACGAAGACATCAACGTCTGGTCACCGTGCCTCTCCGGTACCTCAGTGCCTGTGGCTCCGTACCTCTGCAGAGCCCTGCAGCAGGACGAGGCCGCCGGCATCCTCCTGCTCTACTTGAAGATGGACGGCTCCATTCGATGGAAGGTCGGATCCTGGACCTCCGGCCACTACTGCCTCGAGGTCTCCTGCCCTGCCTTCTTCTCCTTCACCAGCTCCTCCGCCGGCGTCCCCGTTCTCCAGTCCCTCCACGGCACTTCTTGCAGCACAAGTGTTTGA